A genomic segment from Alistipes senegalensis JC50 encodes:
- a CDS encoding VWA domain-containing protein, with translation MFRFANPQYLWLLLAVPALVALYALAARSRRKRLARFGNPAILEELMPEVSTGRTAFKFILFCTAVALLVLAAARPQFGSKLREEKAQGIEMMLTIDVSNSMLAEDFQPNRLERTKYAIGKLFEGLQQDRVGLVVFAGEPKVQLPITSDYRMARAFARRIDPSLVSVQGTAIGKALEQALLSFSGDTEESHGRVIILITDGENHDDDAIAVAERAAQMGVKIFTIGIGTPEGAPIQIGGEFIKDETGEMVVSKLNEEMLARIADITGGAYVRSSKQSIGLDEIVKAINEMEQTELSMVRFEEFNEQYQYLLIAALVLLLLEFLMLDRRNPLLAHLNIFREK, from the coding sequence ATGTTCCGTTTCGCAAATCCGCAATATCTCTGGCTGCTGCTGGCCGTTCCGGCGCTCGTCGCGCTGTACGCGCTCGCCGCGCGCAGCCGCCGCAAACGGCTCGCACGCTTCGGAAATCCCGCCATCCTCGAAGAGCTGATGCCCGAGGTCTCGACCGGACGCACGGCTTTCAAGTTCATCCTCTTCTGCACCGCCGTCGCGCTGCTCGTGCTGGCCGCGGCGCGCCCGCAGTTCGGCTCGAAACTCCGCGAGGAGAAGGCGCAGGGAATCGAGATGATGCTCACCATCGACGTATCGAACTCGATGCTGGCCGAGGATTTCCAGCCCAACCGCCTCGAAAGGACCAAATACGCCATCGGCAAACTCTTCGAAGGGTTGCAGCAGGACCGCGTGGGACTGGTGGTCTTCGCAGGCGAACCGAAGGTGCAGCTGCCGATCACCTCCGACTACCGCATGGCCCGGGCCTTCGCCCGGCGGATCGACCCCTCGCTGGTGTCGGTGCAGGGAACGGCCATCGGCAAGGCGCTGGAACAGGCCCTGCTGTCGTTCTCGGGCGACACGGAGGAGAGCCACGGACGGGTCATCATCCTCATCACCGACGGCGAGAACCACGATGACGACGCCATCGCCGTCGCCGAGCGCGCCGCACAGATGGGCGTCAAGATCTTCACCATCGGCATCGGCACCCCCGAAGGCGCCCCGATCCAGATCGGCGGGGAGTTCATCAAGGACGAGACGGGCGAAATGGTCGTCTCGAAGCTCAACGAAGAGATGCTGGCCCGAATCGCCGACATCACGGGCGGCGCCTACGTGCGCTCGTCGAAACAGTCGATCGGCCTCGACGAGATCGTCAAGGCGATCAACGAGATGGAGCAGACCGAATTGTCGATGGTCCGCTTCGAGGAGTTCAACGAACAGTATCAATACCTGCTTATCGCTGCGCTGGTCCTGCTGCTGCTGGAGTTCCTCATGCTCGACCGCCGCAACCCGCTGCTGGCGCACCTGAACATCTTCCGCGAAAAATAA
- a CDS encoding ATP-dependent helicase has translation MESNESPILRGLNPAQYDAVVNYDAPSLIIAGAGSGKTRVLTSRIAYMIEQGVAPFNILALTFTNKAAESMRERIAQMLPDNRSRYIRMGTFHSVFSRILRENAERIGFTDSFTIYEPSDSKNLIKTIVRELNLPDEKYKPNVLASRISYAKNCLVTPGAYLANSVYATEDRQAQIPEFGNIYNIYCQHCKRNGAMDFDDLLLQTNILLRDCPDVLARYQEQFRYILVDEYQDTNYAQYTIIRRLSQTHSKVCVVGDDAQSIYSFRGAKIENILSFKKDYPSAMVFKLEQNYRSTRTIVDAANSVIARNSKRMEKHCFSDGDVGEKIRILKAYTDREEAEMVVTDLRDKVRAADDDWSEAVILYRTNNQSAVLEDNLRRRGIPYRIYKGSSFYDHKEIKDLMAYIRLVINPRDDEAFKRIVNYPARGIGDTTVQRIAQLAAERGQSMWEAVDALVAEPAADPVQRTIARKVADFVAMIRALSLARNDKGLYDFGLEIASRSGIIAAYRAENTPEATSALDNIEELLNSMQEFKERCDAEIRNGERPEEETATIEEWLQNAMLMTDMDKDNPDDNNKVTLMTVHSAKGLEYKYVYIVGLEENLFPSQRAAESPDGIEEERRLFYVALTRAKVSATISYAEMRFKWGNMEFSRPSCFLREIDPRYVESDADFAEVRPRRRDDDGEGPSALDELRRRYDYRYQQKQQGGGRFGGGSGGSGSRGGSYSGGSGGRSGVFGRPADGESGPARHFARAAQPRRSGVPDPALVQTPRPSTDGMRRVGVRQAMDGGLSAGSAAPVSGEYAVGQRVEHPKFGVGIVQRIETLAEDHKLVVAFDNAGEKTLLAKFAKLTKL, from the coding sequence ATGGAATCCAACGAATCACCCATATTACGGGGTCTGAACCCCGCCCAGTACGATGCCGTCGTGAACTACGACGCTCCCTCGCTCATCATCGCGGGAGCCGGTTCGGGCAAGACCCGCGTGCTCACCTCGCGCATCGCCTACATGATCGAGCAGGGCGTGGCGCCGTTCAACATCCTGGCCCTGACCTTCACGAACAAGGCCGCCGAGTCGATGCGTGAACGCATCGCGCAGATGCTGCCCGACAACCGCAGCCGCTATATCCGCATGGGCACGTTCCACTCGGTCTTTTCGCGCATCCTGCGGGAGAACGCCGAGCGGATCGGCTTCACCGATTCGTTCACGATCTACGAACCCTCGGACTCCAAGAACCTCATCAAGACCATCGTCCGCGAACTGAACCTTCCGGACGAGAAGTACAAGCCCAACGTGCTGGCTTCGCGCATCTCCTACGCCAAGAACTGCCTCGTGACGCCCGGCGCCTACCTCGCCAACTCGGTCTACGCCACCGAGGACCGGCAGGCGCAGATTCCCGAATTCGGCAACATCTACAACATCTACTGCCAGCACTGCAAGCGCAACGGCGCGATGGACTTCGATGATTTGCTTTTGCAAACCAATATCCTGCTGCGCGACTGCCCCGACGTGCTGGCCCGCTACCAGGAGCAGTTCCGCTATATTCTGGTGGACGAGTATCAGGACACCAACTATGCGCAGTACACGATCATCCGCCGCCTTTCGCAGACCCATTCGAAGGTCTGCGTCGTGGGCGACGACGCGCAGTCGATCTACTCGTTCCGCGGGGCCAAGATCGAGAACATCCTTTCGTTCAAGAAGGACTACCCCTCGGCGATGGTCTTCAAACTGGAGCAGAACTACCGTTCGACGCGCACGATCGTCGATGCGGCCAATTCGGTGATCGCCCGCAACTCGAAGCGCATGGAGAAGCACTGCTTCTCGGACGGTGACGTGGGCGAGAAGATTCGCATTCTGAAAGCCTACACCGACCGCGAGGAGGCTGAGATGGTCGTCACGGACCTGCGCGACAAGGTCCGCGCCGCGGACGACGACTGGTCGGAGGCGGTGATTCTCTACCGCACCAACAACCAGTCGGCCGTGCTGGAGGACAATCTCCGCCGCCGTGGCATCCCCTACCGCATCTACAAAGGTTCGTCGTTCTACGACCACAAGGAGATCAAGGACCTGATGGCCTACATCCGGCTGGTCATCAATCCCCGCGACGACGAGGCGTTCAAACGCATCGTCAACTATCCGGCCCGCGGCATCGGCGACACCACCGTGCAGCGCATCGCGCAGCTGGCCGCCGAGCGGGGGCAGTCGATGTGGGAGGCGGTCGATGCGCTGGTCGCCGAACCCGCCGCCGACCCCGTGCAGCGGACCATCGCCCGCAAGGTGGCGGATTTCGTCGCCATGATCCGCGCGCTGTCGCTCGCGCGCAACGACAAGGGACTCTACGATTTCGGTCTGGAGATCGCTTCGCGGTCGGGCATCATCGCCGCTTACCGGGCCGAGAACACCCCCGAGGCTACCTCCGCGCTGGACAATATCGAGGAACTGTTGAACTCGATGCAGGAGTTCAAGGAGCGGTGCGACGCCGAGATCCGCAACGGCGAACGTCCCGAGGAGGAGACGGCGACCATCGAGGAGTGGTTGCAGAACGCGATGCTGATGACCGACATGGACAAGGACAACCCCGACGACAACAACAAGGTGACGTTGATGACGGTCCATTCGGCCAAGGGCCTCGAATATAAATACGTGTACATCGTGGGGCTGGAGGAGAACCTCTTCCCCTCGCAGCGGGCGGCCGAGTCGCCCGACGGCATCGAGGAGGAGCGGCGGTTGTTCTACGTGGCTCTGACCCGCGCCAAGGTTTCGGCGACGATCTCCTACGCCGAGATGCGTTTCAAGTGGGGCAATATGGAGTTTTCGCGTCCGAGCTGTTTCCTGCGGGAGATCGACCCCCGATACGTCGAGTCCGACGCCGATTTCGCGGAGGTGCGTCCGCGCCGCCGGGACGACGACGGAGAGGGCCCTTCGGCTCTCGACGAGCTGCGCCGACGTTACGACTACCGCTATCAGCAGAAGCAGCAGGGCGGCGGCCGCTTCGGCGGCGGTAGCGGGGGCTCCGGAAGCCGCGGCGGCTCTTACAGTGGCGGTTCCGGCGGTCGCAGCGGCGTTTTCGGGCGTCCCGCCGACGGCGAGTCGGGTCCTGCGCGGCACTTCGCGCGGGCCGCACAGCCCCGGCGTTCCGGAGTGCCCGATCCGGCCCTCGTGCAGACCCCGCGGCCTTCGACCGACGGCATGCGCCGCGTCGGGGTGCGGCAGGCGATGGACGGCGGGCTCTCCGCCGGAAGTGCGGCGCCCGTGAGCGGCGAGTATGCCGTGGGCCAGCGCGTCGAGCATCCGAAATTCGGCGTGGGCATCGTGCAGCGCATCGAGACCCTCGCCGAGGACCATAAATTAGTGGTGGCCTTCGACAATGCGGGCGAAAAGACCCTGCTGGCCAAATTCGCCAAACTGACCAAACTCTGA
- the nth gene encoding endonuclease III: MTTKERYDGIIAWFSEHMPVAESELHYTDPYQLLVAVILSAQCTDKRVNMTTPALFEAFPTPHHMARATAEEIYPYIKSISYPNNKAKNLAGMARMLCSEFGGEVPSDLEQMQRLPGVGRKTANVLGAVLWQKEVMPVDTHVFRVSERIGLTTRSKTPLQTELALEKNIPGHLLPLAHHWLILHGRYVCIARAPKCGECGIATWCRKYAADHRQPKTPKI; encoded by the coding sequence ATGACAACGAAAGAGCGTTACGACGGCATTATCGCCTGGTTCTCGGAGCATATGCCCGTGGCCGAGAGCGAACTCCACTACACCGATCCCTACCAGCTGCTGGTGGCGGTGATCCTCTCGGCGCAGTGCACCGACAAGCGGGTCAACATGACCACTCCGGCGCTGTTCGAGGCTTTTCCCACGCCGCACCACATGGCCCGCGCCACGGCCGAGGAGATTTATCCCTATATAAAGAGTATCTCCTATCCGAACAACAAGGCCAAGAACCTCGCGGGAATGGCCCGGATGCTCTGTTCGGAGTTCGGCGGGGAGGTTCCCTCCGACCTGGAGCAGATGCAGCGCCTGCCCGGCGTGGGCCGCAAGACGGCCAACGTGCTGGGGGCGGTGCTGTGGCAGAAGGAGGTGATGCCGGTCGATACGCACGTCTTCCGCGTCTCGGAGCGCATCGGACTCACGACCCGTTCGAAAACGCCCCTCCAGACGGAGCTGGCCCTCGAAAAGAACATCCCCGGCCACCTGCTGCCGCTCGCCCACCACTGGCTGATTCTCCACGGACGCTACGTCTGCATTGCGCGGGCCCCGAAATGCGGCGAATGCGGCATTGCGACCTGGTGCCGCAAATACGCCGCCGACCATCGTCAACCCAAAACTCCAAAAATATGA
- a CDS encoding anaerobic sulfatase-maturation protein — MKNKDIFTFRDAEKQAGPVAFSTMLKPAGSACNLDCHYCYYLDKAVQYGGRQAVMSDELLELYVRQYIEANDVDTVQFCWHGGEPLLLGVDFYRRAMDFQQKYADGKRIENILQTNGTLVDEAWCDLFAGNNFLVGISLDGPQDIHDAFRLTKGGKPTFERVMQTIGMFQRSGVEYNTLSVVNRLCEGRGGEIYRFFRDTVHSKYMQFLPAVEHVIDKPDFHRPLIVSPDREGARLAEWSVTPAGYGQFLCDIFDEWVVSDVGRCYVQMFDATLAQWCGVQPGVCSMGETCGDALVVEHNGDVYSCDHFVYPEYKLGNIRETPLSEIYRSRKRVDFGLAKRNALPAECLRCKYYFACRGECPKHRFETGSDGCRKNSLCEGLYRYFRHAEPYMDYMRDLLSKQQAPAWVVPFARKRMGLM; from the coding sequence ATGAAAAACAAGGACATTTTCACCTTCCGCGACGCTGAGAAACAGGCGGGTCCGGTCGCCTTTTCGACGATGCTCAAGCCTGCCGGTTCGGCGTGCAACCTCGACTGCCATTACTGTTACTATCTGGACAAGGCCGTGCAGTACGGCGGCCGGCAGGCCGTGATGAGCGACGAGCTGCTGGAACTTTACGTCCGGCAGTATATCGAGGCCAACGATGTCGATACGGTGCAGTTCTGCTGGCACGGCGGCGAGCCGCTGCTGCTGGGGGTGGATTTCTACCGCCGGGCGATGGACTTCCAGCAAAAATACGCCGACGGCAAGCGGATCGAGAACATCCTCCAGACCAACGGCACGTTGGTCGATGAGGCTTGGTGCGACCTTTTCGCCGGGAACAATTTTCTGGTGGGCATTTCGCTCGACGGTCCGCAGGACATTCACGACGCCTTCCGCCTGACGAAGGGCGGCAAACCCACCTTCGAGCGGGTGATGCAGACGATCGGAATGTTCCAGCGCAGCGGCGTGGAGTACAATACGCTGAGCGTGGTGAACCGGTTGTGCGAGGGGCGCGGCGGGGAGATCTACCGCTTCTTCCGCGACACGGTGCACAGCAAATACATGCAGTTCCTGCCCGCCGTGGAGCATGTCATCGACAAACCGGACTTCCACCGTCCGCTGATCGTGTCGCCCGACCGCGAGGGGGCTCGGTTGGCCGAATGGTCCGTCACGCCCGCGGGTTACGGTCAGTTCCTGTGCGACATCTTCGACGAATGGGTCGTGAGCGACGTGGGGCGCTGTTACGTGCAGATGTTCGACGCTACGCTGGCCCAGTGGTGCGGCGTGCAGCCGGGCGTCTGTTCGATGGGCGAGACGTGCGGCGACGCGCTGGTCGTGGAGCACAACGGCGACGTTTATTCGTGCGACCACTTCGTCTACCCCGAATACAAACTGGGCAATATCCGCGAAACTCCGTTGTCGGAGATCTACCGTTCGCGCAAGCGGGTGGATTTCGGCCTTGCCAAGCGCAATGCGCTGCCCGCTGAGTGCCTGCGGTGCAAATATTACTTCGCTTGCCGGGGCGAGTGTCCGAAGCACCGCTTCGAGACGGGGTCCGACGGCTGCCGCAAGAATTCGCTCTGCGAGGGCTTGTACCGTTATTTCCGCCATGCGGAGCCCTATATGGACTACATGCGCGACCTGTTGTCGAAGCAGCAGGCCCCGGCGTGGGTCGTGCCCTTCGCCCGCAAGCGCATGGGGCTGATGTGA
- a CDS encoding DUF58 domain-containing protein, with amino-acid sequence MQETENDILRRVRKIEIKTRGLSNEIFAGKYHTAFRGRGMSFSEVREYRAGDDVRDIDWNVTARSRKPHIKVYEEERELTMMLLVDVSASRMFGSTDRLKKNIITEIAAVLAFSASQNNDKVGCIFFSDRVEKFIPPKKGRSHILMIIRELIGFQPESAGTKLSEPVRFLTNVNKKRCTTFILSDFMDSSGDESALDDALKIAGSKHDLVGIRVYDPRETELPNVGIVELLDAESGRKVWVDTASRAVRDHYAASWQERSERIGATLKHNRIDTAVISTDGDYVAELMKLFKQR; translated from the coding sequence ATGCAGGAGACCGAGAACGATATTCTCAGACGCGTCCGCAAGATCGAGATCAAGACCCGCGGTCTTTCGAACGAGATCTTCGCCGGAAAGTACCACACGGCTTTCCGCGGGCGGGGCATGTCGTTTTCCGAAGTGCGGGAGTACCGGGCCGGCGACGACGTGCGCGACATCGACTGGAACGTCACGGCCCGTTCGCGCAAACCCCACATCAAGGTCTACGAGGAGGAACGCGAGCTGACGATGATGCTGCTGGTCGATGTGTCGGCCTCGCGCATGTTCGGATCGACCGACCGGCTGAAAAAGAACATCATCACCGAGATCGCCGCCGTGCTGGCCTTCTCCGCCTCGCAGAACAACGACAAGGTCGGCTGCATCTTCTTCTCGGACCGGGTCGAGAAGTTCATCCCCCCGAAGAAGGGCCGCAGCCATATCCTCATGATAATCCGCGAACTGATCGGATTTCAGCCCGAATCGGCGGGCACGAAGCTCTCCGAGCCGGTGCGTTTCCTGACCAACGTCAACAAGAAACGCTGCACGACCTTCATCCTCTCGGATTTCATGGATTCGTCCGGCGACGAATCGGCGCTGGACGACGCCCTGAAAATCGCCGGGAGCAAACACGATCTGGTGGGCATCCGCGTCTACGATCCCCGCGAAACGGAGCTTCCGAACGTGGGCATCGTCGAACTGCTCGACGCCGAGAGCGGCCGCAAGGTATGGGTGGACACCGCCTCGCGGGCCGTGCGCGACCACTACGCCGCCTCGTGGCAGGAACGCAGCGAACGCATCGGCGCAACGCTCAAGCACAACCGCATCGACACGGCCGTGATCTCGACCGACGGCGACTATGTGGCCGAACTAATGAAACTGTTCAAACAGCGATGA
- a CDS encoding AAA family ATPase, with amino-acid sequence MSEVINIKELNERIERESVFVDTLRTEMGKVIVGQSHLVDTLLIGLLSNGHILLEGVPGLAKTLAITTLAKAVDAGFSRIQFTPDLLPADLIGTLIYSQKNEDFVVRKGPIFANFVLADEINRSPAKVQSALLEAMQERQVTIGDNTYPLPQPFLVLATQNPLEQEGTYPLPEAQVDRFMLKAKISYPKKQEERDIVRMNLSGAGMPQVSKVITPDDIVKARKVVEDVYMDEKIEKYIIDIIFATREPAEYNLQKLQNLIAYGGSPRASISLAKAARAYAFIRRRGYVIPEDVRAVCHDVLRHRIGLTYEAEAENITTEEIITDILNNVIVP; translated from the coding sequence ATGAGCGAAGTCATCAACATCAAAGAACTCAACGAGCGCATCGAACGCGAAAGCGTCTTCGTCGATACGCTCCGCACCGAAATGGGCAAGGTCATCGTGGGACAGAGCCATCTGGTGGACACCCTGCTGATCGGTCTGCTGTCCAACGGCCACATTCTGCTCGAAGGCGTGCCGGGACTGGCCAAGACGCTGGCCATCACCACGCTCGCCAAAGCCGTCGATGCCGGATTCTCGCGCATCCAGTTCACCCCCGACCTGCTGCCCGCCGACCTGATCGGTACGCTGATCTACTCGCAGAAGAACGAGGATTTCGTCGTCCGCAAAGGCCCCATCTTCGCCAACTTCGTTCTCGCGGACGAAATCAACCGCTCCCCGGCCAAGGTGCAGTCGGCGCTGCTCGAAGCCATGCAGGAGCGTCAGGTGACCATCGGCGACAACACCTACCCGCTGCCCCAGCCCTTCCTCGTGCTGGCCACGCAGAACCCCCTGGAGCAGGAGGGAACCTACCCGCTGCCCGAGGCGCAGGTGGACCGTTTCATGCTCAAGGCCAAAATCTCCTACCCCAAGAAGCAGGAGGAGCGCGACATCGTGCGCATGAACCTCTCGGGAGCCGGCATGCCCCAGGTGAGTAAGGTCATCACGCCCGACGACATCGTCAAGGCCCGCAAGGTGGTCGAGGACGTTTACATGGACGAGAAAATCGAGAAATACATCATCGACATCATCTTCGCCACGCGCGAACCCGCGGAGTACAACCTCCAGAAGCTCCAGAACCTGATCGCCTACGGCGGTTCGCCCCGTGCGTCGATCTCGCTGGCCAAGGCCGCCCGCGCCTACGCCTTCATCCGCCGCCGCGGCTACGTCATCCCCGAAGACGTGCGCGCCGTCTGCCACGACGTGCTGCGCCACCGCATCGGCCTGACGTACGAAGCCGAGGCCGAGAACATCACCACCGAAGAGATCATCACCGACATCCTCAACAACGTAATCGTACCCTAA
- a CDS encoding tetratricopeptide repeat protein, producing MHRLLYIFLFLLTSAGAQAQQMPERSLVRKGTRQYNKGNYEQAISRYEQALQAVAGQFEATYDLGNALYKAERFDRAEQTMQQAAADSLRTDTERAEAFYNLGNAQFKQQKYKEALESYKQSLRLNPSDMEAKYNYAYTKRLLDENKDGGGGGNDDKDQNKDQNQQNKDRNQQNQDQQNKDQQNKDQKGDPKDRQGDGKQDPQDNKGDKGDQQGQPTPSGISPQEQQQMLDAIQAQEDKTQEKLKEKQGVVVRGKKNW from the coding sequence ATGCATAGGCTTCTATACATTTTCCTGTTTCTCCTTACATCTGCCGGGGCTCAAGCCCAACAGATGCCCGAGCGTTCGCTGGTGCGCAAAGGCACCCGGCAGTACAACAAGGGCAACTACGAGCAGGCGATAAGCCGCTACGAGCAAGCCTTGCAGGCCGTTGCAGGACAGTTCGAGGCGACTTACGACCTCGGGAACGCTCTCTACAAGGCCGAGCGGTTCGACCGCGCCGAGCAGACCATGCAGCAGGCCGCGGCCGACTCGCTGCGCACGGACACGGAACGCGCCGAGGCGTTCTACAACCTCGGGAACGCCCAGTTCAAACAGCAGAAGTACAAGGAGGCGCTCGAAAGTTACAAGCAGTCGCTGCGTCTGAACCCCTCGGACATGGAGGCCAAATACAACTACGCCTACACAAAGCGTCTGCTCGACGAGAACAAGGACGGCGGCGGAGGCGGCAACGACGACAAGGATCAGAACAAGGACCAGAACCAGCAGAACAAAGATCGGAATCAGCAAAACCAGGATCAGCAGAATAAAGATCAGCAGAACAAGGATCAGAAAGGCGATCCGAAAGACCGGCAGGGCGACGGGAAACAGGACCCGCAGGATAACAAGGGCGACAAGGGCGACCAGCAGGGTCAGCCGACGCCTTCGGGCATTTCGCCGCAGGAGCAGCAACAGATGCTCGACGCCATCCAGGCCCAGGAGGACAAGACCCAGGAGAAGCTGAAGGAGAAACAGGGCGTGGTGGTACGAGGAAAGAAAAACTGGTAA
- a CDS encoding vWA domain-containing protein, producing the protein MHFASPYYLWLLTLLVPMIGYYVWRTLQGGAAIRISSVAGVVRAPKTVRYYLRHLPFALRAAAFALLVVALARPQDVEQNVRTNTEGIDIMLAIDVSGSMLARDFKPDRITAAKEVAGSFIADRYGDRIGLVAFAGEAFTQSPLTTDQSTLQTLLARIRSGLIEDGTAIGNGLATAINRLRESEAKSKVIILLTDGVNNRGEIAPLTAAEIAKAQGIRVYTIGVGTEGMAPYPAIDMFGNITFVNQKVEIDEKTLTAISDMTGGKYFRATDKAKLKAIYDEINQLEKSKVEVTEHVSYHELYLAWVLAALGLLLAEFLLANLVLKRIP; encoded by the coding sequence ATGCATTTTGCTTCGCCATATTACCTCTGGTTGCTGACGCTCCTCGTGCCGATGATCGGCTACTATGTCTGGCGCACGCTCCAGGGCGGGGCCGCGATCCGCATTTCGAGCGTCGCCGGCGTCGTGCGCGCCCCCAAAACCGTGCGCTACTACCTGCGCCACCTGCCGTTCGCGCTGCGTGCGGCGGCTTTCGCGCTGCTCGTAGTGGCGCTGGCGCGTCCGCAGGATGTCGAACAGAACGTCCGCACCAACACCGAGGGTATCGACATCATGCTGGCCATCGACGTGTCGGGGTCGATGCTGGCCCGCGACTTCAAACCCGACCGCATCACGGCCGCCAAGGAGGTGGCCGGGTCGTTCATCGCCGACCGCTACGGCGACCGCATCGGTCTGGTGGCGTTCGCCGGCGAAGCCTTCACGCAAAGCCCCCTGACCACCGACCAAAGCACCCTCCAGACCCTGCTGGCCCGCATCCGCAGCGGACTGATCGAGGACGGCACGGCCATCGGCAACGGACTGGCCACGGCGATCAACCGCCTGCGGGAGAGCGAAGCCAAATCGAAGGTCATCATCCTGCTGACCGACGGCGTGAACAACCGGGGCGAGATCGCGCCGCTCACGGCCGCGGAGATCGCCAAGGCGCAGGGCATCCGGGTCTACACGATCGGCGTGGGCACCGAAGGCATGGCCCCCTACCCGGCCATCGACATGTTCGGCAACATCACCTTCGTCAACCAGAAGGTCGAGATCGACGAAAAGACGCTGACGGCGATCTCCGACATGACCGGAGGCAAGTATTTCCGCGCCACGGACAAAGCCAAGCTGAAGGCCATTTACGACGAGATCAACCAGCTCGAAAAGAGCAAGGTCGAGGTGACCGAGCACGTCTCCTACCACGAACTGTACCTCGCATGGGTACTGGCGGCCCTGGGGCTGCTGCTGGCCGAATTCCTGCTGGCGAACCTCGTCCTGAAACGAATACCGTAA
- a CDS encoding glycosyltransferase family 2 protein, with protein METPLVSVCMTTYNHEDWLAQAIESVLAQRTSFGVELVVGEDCSTDRTAEICREYAAKYPDRIRLVTSPENVGWRANYRRTFEACRGKYVAYLDGDDWWCDPLKLQKQADLMEADPKCGMCYTRASNYWQATGRTEPDHPDHYTDFARLLCSLTIANCATLARRELIARYYDEVRPEEHPGWKTDDAPMWLWFSVRSRISYLPDITAVHRRLPDSVSHSTAYRKRIAFCDSLMDISLWFEAHYGTGANRFRILRRRSSVALWVLSWEGSVREYLARWRRDVCGCPRLLLCPEGPGLLVKKILFRRKKQRI; from the coding sequence ATGGAAACGCCGCTCGTATCGGTCTGCATGACCACCTACAACCACGAGGATTGGCTCGCCCAGGCCATCGAGAGCGTGCTGGCCCAGCGGACTTCGTTCGGCGTGGAGCTGGTCGTGGGCGAGGATTGCAGCACGGACCGCACGGCGGAGATTTGCCGCGAATATGCGGCGAAATACCCGGACCGCATCCGGCTGGTGACTTCGCCGGAGAACGTGGGCTGGCGCGCCAACTACCGCCGGACGTTCGAGGCTTGCCGCGGGAAATACGTCGCCTACCTCGACGGCGACGACTGGTGGTGCGATCCGCTGAAGTTGCAGAAACAGGCCGACCTGATGGAGGCCGACCCGAAGTGCGGCATGTGCTATACGCGCGCTTCGAACTACTGGCAGGCCACCGGCCGCACGGAGCCCGACCATCCGGACCATTACACCGATTTCGCCCGCCTGCTGTGCAGCCTGACCATCGCCAACTGCGCGACGTTGGCCCGCCGCGAACTGATCGCTCGCTATTACGATGAGGTGCGCCCAGAAGAGCATCCCGGGTGGAAGACCGACGACGCCCCGATGTGGCTCTGGTTCTCGGTGCGCAGCCGCATAAGCTATCTGCCCGACATCACCGCCGTCCACCGGCGCCTGCCCGACAGCGTGAGTCACAGCACGGCCTATCGCAAGCGGATCGCCTTCTGCGACTCGCTGATGGACATCAGCCTTTGGTTCGAGGCGCACTACGGCACGGGCGCCAACCGTTTCCGCATCCTCCGGCGGCGGAGTTCCGTGGCCCTGTGGGTGCTTTCGTGGGAGGGGTCCGTGCGGGAGTATCTGGCCCGCTGGCGGCGCGACGTTTGCGGCTGCCCGCGGCTGCTGCTCTGCCCCGAGGGCCCCGGACTGCTGGTGAAAAAGATCCTGTTCAGACGTAAAAAACAACGGATATGA